The region GATGAGGATGAAATATCAACAAAAAGGATTGGTAGTTTTGAAAAGTTCACTAAAGTAAGTTTGCGttgattaatttaaaaaaagcttAAGTAGCATGCATATGGGCCTATATTCTTTTCTAGCTGTATCTAAATTTTAGGGTTTTGGTCGTAAACTGATGGAAAAACAAGGCTGGAAAGATGGTCAAGGCTTGGGCTCTAGTTTTCCTGGAATGGCCGAGGCTCTGGAAAATGATGGACAGAATCCTAAATGTAGACATGGTTTCGGGTAAGTATAAGACATGAAGACAAATcgaattgtaaaaaaaataaattgttgaTTTATTATCTAAACTATCTTCCTATGTATTTTCAGTTACTACGGCGAAAAACTGACTGATTTCAAAAGTATGAAAAAGCCAAGAACAGATCGACAATTTATTGTGTCAACAGTTTATGATAAGCATGAAGATACAGATCCACCTGAAACTGTATCGCGTAGAAACAATCATTATGGACTTAAATACCGCACATCTCGCATTGACTTTGTAAATTCATCTTGacaatagatttttattttgattaggtatatttgttattttcactattttttgaGCATTTGTAGGAGCCAAGTCCTTTCATCGTaggatcatttgaatattcctTGTATGATCAGAAATTCTCCAACAGATTGATGAATGCTATGAAATTGATGGCAACATGTTATGACATACTAAATAATTCACTCCAGGAAGATAgtagtcaacccccgataatAGGTTATTTACGATGTTGAAAGTGGACAAACCTACTAGTATTCGCTGGCATCAGACGGAGTGGATGGTGACTAGTTGCCAATCAAAGacaaaaacaatgaaatacgCTTAATTACTTTTACagtgaaatttattttgtcACATCCACACACAGTGAAAATCGTACACAGCAGTTTGTATATTTGCAACACGAAAGCTTGTGAAATCAACTTAAATAAGCAACCAAGCGACATATTACATTAAagaataaatgttgaaatatgatttattcTTGTGAAGAGAAAACTAAACATTATTTGCAGTAAGTGAAATATCTCAACACTAGCTAGTTATAACTCAATATATTGTTGAATCTAAAGGCTCATCTACACAAGAGGAAAATCCTTTATCTTCTATCTACACAGACAAAATTGACAAAAAACCCCTTTTTAAAAATGCGGCTCTGCATAGGCCTACTCATGAGTAGGACCCAACGGAGTCACTTACAAAGGGAAGTATAACTCCCACACCACAACGTTTTTGTAACCGAAAACCTGAGATTACAACATTTTGTGTAACCGCACTTCCCCAGTACTAATATTCAATCGTGAAGATGTGCACTTTTCAAAATACATTCTCAAAAAAAGCTGGTTCCAATGAAGTCAGCTTTTTAATGCCTCTGTGTAGCTGAGCGTTTAAAACCTTTAAGTCAAACAAAAACATGTACTGGAAAAAACTATCGAACTGTTTCCGGACTGAATGAATCATGGATTTCAGGTAAAATTAGCTTTTTCTTCGAATTGTGATCTTCAGTCAAACAAATCTTTCAACACAGGGATACATCTATTGTAAGCCTCTGGGGCTGGTTGCATAGtgatggcttagacttaagaccagtctaagaccaacttagttctttagcctatctaacaacttaagaccagttttaagatttaagaccacttttggacttaagtcacgactgtgcaactggcccccagTAATTCAGTGTCATGGaaacaaatattcatgaaCAAACAATTcaatgtttgatgaataataaatgcatgtaaaaaaacataaaaacctaaatgttatgaaaaaaatatcacaatTCATAGCACTTAAGATAGAAAAGAGACAGCTTTAAATCAGcttataaaataaatattcaatatcacaATGCTTGAGATGTATCTAAAAATGAGTTAACCAGAGGTTAAACTAGCTGTTGAATTAAGAAAAAACTTTGCTACACTTTACATGAGATCCACCAGtacaaaaaaatgtatataaaatgtAAAGCGTTAAGCCAGATTATAGTTTTTATATGCAGACATGGTATAAACCCTTACATGCACGTACCTAACACCTACCAGTACACTACACTATTCACTTAAAgcttatcaagaaaaaaaatatgtgcATATATTTAAGAAATCTTATCATCAGTAGTAGTACAGTCGTACACGGGAAATCCAAAAGTTCCTTTATATCATTGACGACAATTTATCATaggtttctttgaaaaaatagAGTTATAAAATTAAAAGTGGGTTACATACAGTAGAGACAGAGGGTTCTGAGCAACACATTGTACCTCTCCACAGCACTTGAGgtagaaaatgttagaatcaAATGGCCAAAATCATATAAACCGTAATCAAAACTCTGCATCTGTTTCAATTTCTATGAATTGACTAATAGTAAAACAACAGGAAAGTGCTTTAAGCCACAACTTGTACAAGTGAAAAAAATCTCACTGAACTTGCCATTTAGGCAATCACAATCAAAGCAATCACATACTGGGTATTCAAGTCTTTCAATGTTGTAAGAATAGGTTTTTACCAACTGGGAATAAGAAACAAAAAGTTTCCAAATTATCTACTCTGTTATAATCTCTTGTTTTCACTTTAGTCCATAAACCAAGGATAAAATTATAGACCTTGAAGCCTTTCTTTATAAGTGGATTATTCATAAGCcaaattatttctgatttttcTCCAGTTACTGTACACAGTTTATGCCAGGGAGATGTGTTGATGACTCGTATTCAATCTTTGCCTATTTTACTTGAAGGAGCTGTCAAATTGACATCTTTCTCGATGATTGGAGTGACTTTTTCACACATTTTTTTGCATTCCTTTTCTCTTTCTTGGATCCTTTCAATCCTTGCTTTTTCTTGGGCCTACAAAAATGTTTAGtagaaacaaatgaaaaactaggggtccagggacaccatgcccacttgtgtagtggtttcaaatgctcaacaatctaacaatttcaatattcaacgccctctggtgaccatatacaaaaaccaataaccttgaaactcaatacaatcattaaacatgtcagcagctacgattttgtaattgattgtgataacaaaaaatgcctcgttactaatttaatatggaaatactaagttaatcTACTAtccaacgccccctggtgaccatattcaaaacccaataaccttgtaactcaccatattcatagaacatgtcatgaactacaacttttcaattgatcatggtaacaaaatatgcctaggtaccaatataataaggaaataaaatgttattctactattcaacgccccctggtgaccatatagaataactaatttccttaaaactcaccacaatcatagatgatgtcatgagctacaactttgcaattgattgcggtaacaaaatatgtattggtacaaataaaatatagaaatactaagatattgtattattcaacaccccctggtggccatatacaaaaaaccatgaacttgaaactcaccccaatcatagaacacgttatacgttacaactttctaattcattgttgtaacaaaatatgcttaggtaacaatataatgtcgaaaaccTTTTCCcacctatgaatgagtactaatgacaccaagatggccgccaattgcgttaTAATTGgcggatcaaaaatacctatctcaggtataaaacatccctttacaaagaatacccatcacaaattgcaatgagaaatggcaaaccagtaggaagctacaggacctagaattctggccaaaattgacatttttgggcactaaaaaggtcataggacggccatcttgagtcagatggacccaatttttcttatgctgatgggcccttggtagattcaaatatattcgaaagatcaaggtaattgatcatatcgtcttcaaaatttccctcgtaaacttcgaaaatgtgtaaaaagtgctgattttggcgaacaacaatggctgccagtcggccatcttgattctgatagggccagtttttgggctgaagatgtgtctagggtagatacatgtataaaccaaatatcaagacatgcgtcttcaaaacttcccaaaataactggattccgtctacggacggacggacggacgacggacgaaaagtgaacgcaatagcccgctgggactaaagtcccaagtgggctaataaAATACAACAGCATTAATCAATTTCTACTACCTTAATGAATCTCAAATACCAGGTTATAAAAGTAAACTGACCTTCCTCCGTTCTTCGGCTGCCTTTTGCTTTTCATCCAAGACATCTGGAGTAACCGGTCTAGGCATATGATCACTTAGAcgctttttcaatttttccggCATTTGACCTGATGTTTTTCCAACTCCACTATCATCCAATGATACGTTGAATGAAACTGGTCGTTCATTTGCTTCAGACATGATTTCAGGTCTCCTGAAAAATGAACATGGCAAAATTAGA is a window of Tubulanus polymorphus chromosome 2, tnTubPoly1.2, whole genome shotgun sequence DNA encoding:
- the LOC141899593 gene encoding uncharacterized protein LOC141899593, translated to MSEANERPVSFNVSLDDSGVGKTSGQMPEKLKKRLSDHMPRPVTPDVLDEKQKAAEERRKAQEKARIERIQEREKECKKMCEKVTPIIEKDVNLTAPSSKIGKD